From a region of the Arachis ipaensis cultivar K30076 chromosome B09, Araip1.1, whole genome shotgun sequence genome:
- the LOC107619043 gene encoding uncharacterized protein LOC107619043 isoform X1: protein MARNFSLLILPESGKEQLSSFCDLLHLFLKNRIIDAASEVEKERSRRLGTSILNQVVLKAVAFKPRPRTRAGERGRVYYCTQAAIRPPTFVFFVNDAKLFPQAYCRYMERQLRADAGFSGTPIRLLWRSRRVGKDEGKAQESK from the exons ATGGCCAG AAATTTCAGCTTATTGATACTGCCGGAATCAGGAAAAGAGCAGCTGTCTTCATTCTGTGACTTACTCCATCTTTTCCTTAAAAACAG GATTATTGATGCTGCTAGTGAAGTTGAAAAGGAGAGATCAAGAAGACTCGGAACTTCTATACTAAATCAAGTAGTGCTGAAAGCAGTGGCTTTTAAGCCTCGTCCTAGGACACGAGCTGGTGAAAGAGGGCGTGTTTACTATTGTACACAG GCTGCTATACGGCCCCCTACATTTGTGTTCTTTGTCAATGATGCAAAACTTTTTCCTCAGGCTTACTGCCGCTATATGGAGAGGCAACTGCGTGCTGATGCTGGTTTTTCTGGTACACCCATTCGGCTTTTGTGGCGTAGCAGGAGAGTGGGAAAAGATGAAG GCAAAGCACAAGAATCCAAATGA
- the LOC107619043 gene encoding uncharacterized protein LOC107619043 isoform X2 → MARNFSLLILPESGKEQLSSFCDLLHLFLKNRIIDAASEVEKERSRRLGTSILNQVVLKAVAFKPRPRTRAGERGRVYYCTQAYCRYMERQLRADAGFSGTPIRLLWRSRRVGKDEGKAQESK, encoded by the exons ATGGCCAG AAATTTCAGCTTATTGATACTGCCGGAATCAGGAAAAGAGCAGCTGTCTTCATTCTGTGACTTACTCCATCTTTTCCTTAAAAACAG GATTATTGATGCTGCTAGTGAAGTTGAAAAGGAGAGATCAAGAAGACTCGGAACTTCTATACTAAATCAAGTAGTGCTGAAAGCAGTGGCTTTTAAGCCTCGTCCTAGGACACGAGCTGGTGAAAGAGGGCGTGTTTACTATTGTACACAG GCTTACTGCCGCTATATGGAGAGGCAACTGCGTGCTGATGCTGGTTTTTCTGGTACACCCATTCGGCTTTTGTGGCGTAGCAGGAGAGTGGGAAAAGATGAAG GCAAAGCACAAGAATCCAAATGA
- the LOC107615982 gene encoding uncharacterized protein LOC107615982 — MDAEYSALMQNHTWKLVPLPEGREAIESRWVFRAKYNADGSLQKYKARLVAQDFSQRPGFDFTETYILHGDVAEYVYMKQPRGYEVGDGSLVCKLTKALYGLKFRHNSVVFVLVYVDDILITGNFDKVVSQVIQQLNNQFALKDMGELHYFLSIQVTKTVAGGLILSQEKYVKNILKKAEIENCKPCQTPLPFSVVGSLQYLTITRPELAYDVGKVSQFMQTPLDEHWKLVKRMLMYVSGTASFGLHLHKTTVHNIRAYIDSDWGGDPDDRKSTGGFCVFLGDNLISWSSKK, encoded by the exons ATGGATGCAGAATATAGTGCTCTAATGCAGAATCATACATGGAAGTTAGTTCCTTTACCTGAAGGAAGAGAAGCTATTGAGAGTAGATGGGTGTTTCGAGCCAAGTACAATGCAGATGGCTCCCTACAAAAATATAAAGCTCGATTGGTAGCCCAGGACTTTTCACAAAGGCCTGGCTTTGACTTCACTGAGACTTACATCCTT CATGGTGACGTGGCTGAGTATGTCTATATGAAACAGCCAAGAGGTTATGAAGTTGGTGATGGAAGCTTAGTATGCAAACTCACAAAGGCTCTCTATGGCTTAAA ATTTAGGCATAACTCAGTGGTGTTTGTATTGGTATATGTAGATGATATACTCATCACAGGAAACTTTGACAAAGTAGTTTCTCAAGTAATTCAGCAGCTTAACAATCAGTTTGCACTGAAGGACATGGGTGAACTACATTACTTTCTTAGTATTCAAGTCACTAAAACAGTTGCGGGTGGTCTAATACTATCACAAGAGAAGTATGTCAAAAACATACTCAAGAAGGCTGAAATAGAAAATTGCAAACCATGTCAAACACCTTTACCTTTTTCAGTAGTGGGCAGCCTGCAGTACCTAACTATCACTCGACCAGAATTAGCCTATGATGTTGGCAAGGTGTCTCAATTCATGCAAACACCCTTAGATGAGCACTGGAAGCTAGTGAAAAGGATGCTCATGTATGTAAGTGGTACAGCAAGCTTTGGTCTACACTTGCACAAAACCACTGTCCACAACATTAGAGCCTACATTGACTCTGATTGGGGAGGAGATCCGGATGACAGAAAATCCACTGGAGGCTTCTGTGTTTTTCTTGGAGACAATTTGATCTCGTGGAGTTCAAAGAAGTAA